Proteins found in one Nostoc sp. NIES-3756 genomic segment:
- a CDS encoding NADH-quinone oxidoreductase subunit M, giving the protein MLSVLIWIPILSAIVIGFWPSSPNQSSRIRLVSLTVAAIVLLWNLFILLKFDLSNPGMQFQEYLPWNDTLGLSYQLGVDGLSILMLILNSLLTWIAIYSSSQQTERPRLFYSMILLISGGVAGAFLAENLLLFFLFYELELIPFYLLISIWGGEKRAYAGIKFLIYTAVSGAFILATFLGMVWLTGSTSFAFDAVSTQTLSATLQFVLLTGIIIGFGIKIPLVPFHTWLPDAYVEASAPVAILLGGVLAKLGTYGLLRFGLGMFPQTWSVVAPTLAIWGAISAIYGAVIAIAQKDIKRMVAYSSIGHMGYVLLAAAASTSLALVGAVSQMFSHGIILAILFHLVGVIEAKVGTRELDKLNGLMSPIRGLPLISALLVLSGMASAGIPGLTGFIAEFIVFQGSFSIFPLPTLLCVASSGLTAVYFVILLNRTCFGKLDNNAYYPRVLWSEKTPALILAVLIIFLGVQPTWLVRWSEPTTTAMVAAIPPVEKTVISQVALK; this is encoded by the coding sequence ATGCTTAGTGTATTAATTTGGATACCGATTTTAAGCGCCATAGTTATCGGATTTTGGCCTAGTAGTCCTAATCAGTCCAGCCGTATTCGCTTAGTATCTTTAACGGTTGCGGCAATAGTATTACTCTGGAATCTGTTTATTCTGCTGAAATTCGATCTCAGCAATCCAGGAATGCAGTTTCAAGAGTATTTACCTTGGAATGATACCTTGGGCTTGAGTTACCAATTAGGTGTAGATGGGCTATCTATTTTGATGTTGATATTAAATAGCCTCCTCACCTGGATTGCTATTTATAGTAGCAGTCAACAAACAGAACGCCCACGCCTTTTCTACTCAATGATTCTGTTGATAAGTGGTGGCGTTGCTGGTGCTTTCTTAGCAGAGAACTTACTGTTATTCTTCCTGTTCTACGAACTAGAATTAATCCCGTTTTATTTGTTAATTTCCATTTGGGGAGGAGAAAAACGCGCTTACGCTGGCATCAAATTTTTGATTTACACAGCCGTTTCCGGTGCATTCATTCTAGCAACCTTCTTAGGCATGGTTTGGCTGACTGGTTCTACCAGCTTCGCCTTTGATGCTGTCTCTACTCAAACCCTCTCCGCCACCCTACAATTTGTTCTCCTGACAGGAATTATCATCGGCTTTGGTATCAAAATTCCTCTCGTGCCTTTCCATACTTGGCTACCTGATGCTTATGTCGAAGCGTCAGCACCAGTTGCCATTCTTTTGGGTGGTGTGTTGGCAAAACTAGGAACTTACGGACTATTGCGATTTGGTTTGGGGATGTTTCCCCAAACTTGGAGTGTTGTAGCACCAACCTTAGCAATTTGGGGCGCAATCAGTGCTATTTATGGGGCAGTGATTGCGATCGCGCAAAAAGACATTAAGCGCATGGTAGCCTACAGTTCTATTGGTCATATGGGCTATGTACTACTGGCTGCTGCGGCTAGCACTTCTTTAGCCTTAGTCGGTGCAGTGTCGCAAATGTTTAGCCACGGTATTATCTTGGCAATTCTCTTCCACTTAGTGGGAGTGATAGAAGCCAAAGTTGGCACACGCGAGTTAGACAAACTCAATGGTTTAATGAGTCCAATTCGTGGCTTACCTCTAATTAGCGCCTTACTAGTTCTCAGTGGCATGGCCAGTGCGGGTATTCCCGGCTTAACAGGATTTATTGCCGAATTTATAGTTTTCCAAGGCAGCTTCTCCATTTTCCCTTTGCCGACACTTTTGTGCGTCGCCTCTAGCGGCTTAACAGCAGTTTATTTCGTTATCCTCCTCAACCGCACCTGTTTCGGCAAACTGGATAACAACGCCTACTACCCCAGAGTTCTTTGGTCTGAGAAAACACCAGCCTTAATTTTGGCAGTTTTAATCATCTTTTTAGGAGTGCAACCTACTTGGTTAGTACGTTGGAGTGAACCCACAACCACAGCAATGGTAGCAGCAATTCCCCCTGTAGAAAAAACCGTAATCTCTCAAGTTGCTTTGAAGTAA
- a CDS encoding MFS transporter: MTPTQRDSYKVNKLISLELPPALKSLNFASFVIGESLSFFGSWMTQIALVWLVYQLTNSAMLVGVAGFTNQAVGLFITPLAGVLLDRWNLRYVLLTTQIVSIVLSSTLTFLTLNNHINVTWIIVIGMLQGTVKAFDLPARQVIIPRLVETKAEVYSAMASHSFLINTAKFVSPMIGGILIARSGAASCFLVDAISYLPFLSAILTSKVKSLPDSISKRKPQIWENLKEGFVFAYEFLPIKYLLMLQILVCFMAMTYVNLTPIFAKEILNGNAETLGFLMTASAFGSIVSGIYLISRKKALGLAEIIARAAIFLGLSLILFSRSTVWEFSLLFIFLIGMNNTLTLAALSNFMQLIITDENKRGRVTSIFTTGFLGILPIGNLFFGALASQVGVDNALLFGGICCLIGACVFTKKLGTIKKIVNPIYEGMS, from the coding sequence ATGACACCAACTCAGAGAGATAGCTATAAAGTAAACAAACTTATTTCTTTAGAATTGCCGCCTGCACTCAAATCTTTAAACTTTGCTAGTTTTGTCATTGGCGAGAGCTTATCTTTTTTTGGTTCTTGGATGACACAAATTGCCTTAGTGTGGCTGGTTTATCAATTAACAAATTCAGCTATGTTAGTGGGGGTAGCTGGATTTACCAACCAAGCTGTAGGCTTATTTATTACGCCATTAGCTGGTGTATTACTAGATCGGTGGAATTTAAGATATGTTTTACTAACAACACAAATAGTATCTATAGTTTTATCTTCTACACTGACCTTTCTAACGCTGAACAATCATATTAATGTTACTTGGATTATTGTGATTGGAATGCTTCAAGGAACAGTTAAAGCTTTTGATTTACCTGCTCGTCAAGTAATTATTCCTAGACTGGTAGAAACGAAAGCTGAAGTTTACAGTGCAATGGCTTCTCACTCATTCCTAATTAATACTGCTAAGTTTGTGAGTCCAATGATTGGCGGTATATTAATTGCTAGGTCTGGTGCTGCTTCATGCTTTTTAGTAGATGCAATTAGTTACCTACCATTTTTATCAGCAATCTTAACAAGTAAAGTCAAATCCCTTCCTGATAGTATATCTAAGAGAAAACCACAGATTTGGGAAAACTTGAAAGAAGGCTTTGTTTTTGCCTATGAGTTTTTGCCAATTAAATATCTTTTAATGCTACAAATATTAGTTTGCTTCATGGCAATGACTTATGTAAATTTAACGCCTATATTTGCTAAAGAAATATTAAATGGTAATGCAGAAACTTTAGGTTTTCTGATGACTGCTTCTGCTTTTGGTTCGATAGTATCTGGGATTTATTTAATTTCCCGTAAAAAAGCGTTAGGGCTAGCGGAGATTATAGCGCGTGCTGCTATTTTTTTAGGGTTAAGTTTGATTTTGTTTTCTCGTTCAACAGTCTGGGAATTTTCTTTGTTATTTATTTTTCTCATCGGTATGAATAATACCTTAACTCTGGCAGCACTCAGCAATTTTATGCAGTTAATTATTACTGATGAGAATAAAAGAGGTAGGGTAACTAGTATATTTACAACTGGTTTCTTAGGAATACTGCCTATTGGTAATTTATTTTTTGGTGCATTAGCTAGTCAAGTTGGTGTTGATAACGCTTTGTTATTTGGTGGTATTTGTTGTTTAATTGGAGCTTGTGTTTTTACTAAAAAATTAGGGACAATTAAAAAAATAGTGAATCCCATATATGAAGGTATGAGTTGA
- a CDS encoding phytanoyl-CoA dioxygenase, whose product MKTILKKVRNEIIRKLYQIPFLSTNADIAYQTAIANHIAYLPTLADNDIALVEKLKAEGIVITSLTELSIPSTIEMLESANKLLPQIPKNIPGNAHEFTIHATSEQMREHSDIFLWGLQQRLLSIVENYLGLSVAYHGAYFRRDIKNQVLKKSRLWHLDKEDRKMLKIIIYLNDIDEDGGPFQYIPKSFTPSITKSLKYDDGYIKDEIMEQVVSSSIWQSCIGASGTVIFVDTANIFHKGKLPLSEDRLSIFFDYTTRQPKHPFYCKSSLTEKDLLAISSNLSENQKHYVFWQHNYN is encoded by the coding sequence ATGAAAACAATTTTAAAAAAAGTTCGTAATGAAATAATTAGAAAGTTATATCAAATACCATTTCTCAGCACTAATGCTGATATTGCTTATCAGACTGCGATCGCTAATCATATTGCTTATTTACCTACTTTGGCAGACAATGATATTGCTTTGGTTGAAAAGCTTAAAGCAGAAGGAATTGTTATAACTTCGTTAACAGAGTTATCAATCCCTTCCACCATAGAAATGCTCGAATCTGCGAACAAATTACTTCCACAAATACCTAAAAATATTCCTGGAAATGCGCATGAATTTACTATTCATGCTACCTCTGAGCAAATGAGAGAACATTCTGATATATTCCTTTGGGGACTACAACAGCGTCTACTTAGCATTGTAGAGAATTATCTAGGGCTATCAGTAGCCTATCATGGGGCTTATTTTCGCAGGGATATTAAAAATCAAGTTTTGAAAAAATCTCGATTATGGCATCTAGACAAAGAAGATAGAAAGATGCTCAAAATTATTATTTATCTTAATGATATAGATGAAGATGGTGGGCCATTTCAATATATTCCTAAATCTTTCACGCCATCTATTACTAAGTCTTTAAAATATGACGATGGTTACATAAAAGATGAAATTATGGAGCAGGTGGTATCTTCATCTATTTGGCAATCGTGTATAGGGGCATCTGGTACAGTAATTTTTGTTGACACTGCCAATATATTCCATAAAGGAAAGTTACCCCTATCTGAAGATAGATTATCAATATTTTTTGACTACACTACTAGACAACCCAAGCACCCATTTTATTGTAAATCTTCACTGACTGAAAAAGATTTACTAGCAATTAGTTCAAATCTGTCCGAAAATCAAAAACACTACGTATTCTGGCAGCACAATTACAATTGA
- the folP gene encoding dihydropteroate synthase has protein sequence MCSKLVIRDRCFDWGQRTYLMGVLNVTPDSFSDGGKFNTTSAALAQAQALVAAGADIIDIGGQSTRPGAEQITLAEEMERVLPIVEVVRSQISVPISVDTTRATVAQASIEAGADIINDISAGTFDSQMLPTVASLGVPIVLMHIRGTPQTMQQFTDYQDLMGEISSFLANQITIATNLGIKPENIMIDPGIGFAKNYEQNLEILRNLHLLRSLNCPILVGASRKSFIGRILNQPNPKDRVWGTAAACCAAIFNGTDILRVHDVQEMRDVCLVADAVFRGK, from the coding sequence ATGTGTAGTAAGTTAGTAATACGCGATCGCTGTTTTGATTGGGGGCAGCGTACTTATTTGATGGGCGTGTTAAATGTAACACCAGATAGTTTTAGTGATGGTGGTAAGTTTAATACTACTTCGGCGGCATTAGCTCAGGCGCAAGCTTTAGTAGCGGCTGGTGCTGATATTATCGATATTGGTGGTCAATCGACTAGACCAGGGGCAGAGCAGATCACTCTGGCAGAAGAAATGGAGCGGGTATTGCCAATAGTGGAGGTAGTGCGATCGCAAATTTCTGTGCCTATATCAGTAGATACTACTAGAGCTACTGTAGCACAGGCATCTATAGAAGCTGGAGCAGATATTATTAATGATATTTCTGCTGGTACATTTGACTCCCAAATGTTGCCCACAGTAGCAAGTTTGGGCGTACCGATAGTGTTGATGCACATCCGGGGTACACCGCAGACGATGCAGCAATTTACTGATTACCAAGATTTAATGGGAGAAATTTCTAGTTTTTTAGCTAATCAGATTACCATAGCCACAAATTTGGGTATCAAACCCGAAAATATTATGATTGATCCAGGTATTGGTTTTGCTAAAAACTACGAACAGAATTTAGAAATATTACGGAACTTACATTTATTGCGATCGCTAAACTGTCCTATTTTGGTAGGTGCATCTCGTAAAAGTTTCATCGGTCGAATTTTAAATCAACCAAACCCTAAAGACCGAGTTTGGGGAACCGCAGCCGCTTGTTGCGCTGCCATTTTCAACGGCACTGATATTCTGCGAGTACATGACGTACAAGAGATGCGTGATGTCTGTCTTGTAGCAGATGCAGTGTTTCGAGGTAAGTAG
- a CDS encoding SWIM zinc finger family protein produces the protein MTTYTLQASREWWSQRWLDLLDSYRFKKRLERARIYSRQGNVLSIEFKGAKVLARVQGSEEEPYKVSLSLDPFTDEQWGYVIETMSQKAVFSAKLLAGEMPQNIEDVFTSNGLSLFPFTLSDVHSKCSCPDKANPCKHVGAVYYQLGDRFSEDPFVLFQLRGRTKEQIISDLRQLRSAKVEVKVTEKAETQKQITNNQINIKLHSCWQYNEPLESSLVVIAPSTSETVLDILGAIPLAKDEENSASLNSSDIVMKYLETLYKEVSQKAMLAAMNVGS, from the coding sequence ATGACTACATACACTTTACAAGCAAGCCGTGAATGGTGGTCACAAAGGTGGCTAGATTTACTAGATTCTTATCGCTTTAAAAAACGTTTAGAACGAGCAAGAATATATTCCCGCCAAGGTAATGTTTTAAGTATCGAATTTAAAGGTGCAAAAGTATTAGCTAGAGTTCAGGGTAGTGAAGAAGAACCATATAAAGTCTCTTTATCTCTTGATCCCTTTACTGATGAACAATGGGGCTATGTGATTGAAACCATGTCGCAAAAAGCTGTATTCTCTGCCAAGCTATTAGCAGGAGAAATGCCCCAAAATATTGAAGACGTATTTACCAGTAATGGGCTTTCATTATTCCCTTTTACTCTGTCTGATGTTCACAGCAAATGCTCTTGCCCTGATAAAGCCAACCCTTGTAAACACGTTGGTGCAGTCTACTATCAGTTGGGTGATAGATTTAGTGAAGACCCATTTGTATTATTTCAATTACGTGGACGCACCAAAGAGCAAATTATTAGTGATTTGCGACAATTACGTAGTGCAAAAGTTGAAGTTAAAGTAACAGAAAAAGCTGAAACCCAAAAACAAATTACTAACAATCAAATAAATATTAAGCTGCATTCTTGCTGGCAATACAACGAGCCGTTAGAGTCTTCTTTAGTTGTGATTGCACCATCAACTAGTGAAACAGTATTAGATATATTGGGAGCAATTCCTTTAGCAAAGGATGAAGAAAATTCAGCAAGTTTAAATTCTAGCGATATAGTCATGAAATACTTGGAAACTCTCTACAAAGAAGTTAGCCAGAAGGCTATGCTAGCAGCAATGAATGTGGGTAGTTAA
- a CDS encoding CDP-alcohol phosphatidyltransferase family protein — protein MDLKLIPSGLVLFRFLISPFLLWDAWDGQTSIWFIVGFVAAFVSDIFDGIIARRLSVSTANLRQADSWADVCLFSSIFISAWLSYRDILIAEKLPLLIAVFAQLLWWIVNLVKYGKPASYHTYSAKFWGITLFIAIIALFGFNYAGITLWMTCIIGTIHSIEEILMTLILPIWTHDVLSIFHALSLRQEFQTSEV, from the coding sequence ATGGATCTCAAATTAATACCTAGTGGTCTTGTACTATTTCGCTTTTTGATATCACCTTTCCTCCTGTGGGATGCTTGGGACGGACAAACCAGTATTTGGTTTATCGTGGGTTTTGTTGCTGCTTTTGTTTCCGATATTTTTGATGGCATTATCGCCCGACGCTTGAGTGTCAGCACTGCTAATTTAAGACAAGCTGATAGTTGGGCTGATGTTTGTCTTTTTAGCAGCATCTTTATAAGTGCTTGGCTGAGTTATCGAGATATTCTTATAGCTGAAAAATTGCCTTTATTGATTGCTGTTTTTGCTCAATTGCTATGGTGGATAGTCAATCTAGTTAAATATGGTAAACCTGCTAGCTATCACACCTACTCAGCCAAGTTTTGGGGCATCACTCTATTTATCGCCATTATTGCTTTATTTGGCTTTAATTATGCAGGAATTACTTTATGGATGACCTGCATTATAGGTACAATTCATAGTATCGAAGAAATTTTAATGACGTTAATATTGCCTATTTGGACTCATGATGTTTTAAGTATTTTTCATGCGCTGAGTCTACGCCAAGAGTTTCAAACAAGTGAAGTCTAA
- a CDS encoding NAD(P)H-quinone oxidoreductase subunit F — MAQFLLETVWLVPLYPLIGGLLAIPWSPGIIRKTGPRPAGYVNLIMTFFALLHSAIALQATWNRPPQEQFFPWLSTAGLDLTIAIEISSITVGAMVVITGLNFLAQIFAVGYMEMDWGWGRFYSLLGLFEAGLCALVLCNNLFFSYVILEILTLGTYLLVGLWFSQPLVVTGARDAFLTKRVGDLFLLMGVLALWPLAGTWDFPALAQWAQTANVDPTVITLVGLALVAGPMGKCAQFPLHLWLDEAMEGPVPSTILRNSVVVASGAWILIKLQPVLTLSPIVSSFIVGIGAVTAIAGSLIAIAQIDVKRCLSYSVSAYMGLVFIAVGAGQDEAALLLVLTHALSSALLVMSTGGIVWNSVTQDVTQLGGLWSRRPISGLSFIVGILGLIGLPPLGSFWALLKLADGLWFNHPWLVGIVIAVNALTGFSLVREFGLIFGGKAKQMSERSPEVHWPMILPMMILFGFVLHLPLVLQSLSLLPSWATLNKDVALLLIWSSIFGCSISAVIYLGNIIPKPVRLPFKGLQDLIAYDFYTPNLYRITIIFGVAQLSKFADMIDRFVVDGIVNFVGLFSLLGGEGLKYSTSGQTQFYAFTVLLGVGLLGAWVTWPFWGIPFLELIY, encoded by the coding sequence ATGGCTCAGTTTCTCCTTGAGACTGTTTGGCTAGTCCCTTTGTATCCATTGATTGGCGGGCTGTTAGCTATACCTTGGTCGCCGGGGATCATTCGCAAAACGGGGCCAAGACCGGCAGGTTATGTAAATTTAATCATGACATTTTTCGCGTTGCTGCATAGCGCGATCGCCTTACAAGCAACTTGGAACCGTCCACCCCAAGAACAATTCTTTCCTTGGTTATCTACTGCTGGTTTAGACCTGACCATTGCCATTGAAATATCCTCGATAACTGTAGGGGCGATGGTAGTGATCACTGGCTTAAATTTCCTCGCCCAAATTTTTGCCGTTGGCTACATGGAAATGGATTGGGGATGGGGACGCTTCTATTCATTACTAGGCTTATTTGAAGCAGGATTATGCGCTTTAGTACTGTGTAATAACCTGTTCTTCAGCTATGTAATATTGGAAATCCTCACCTTAGGAACCTACTTATTAGTTGGTTTATGGTTTAGTCAACCACTGGTAGTTACAGGTGCGAGAGATGCTTTCCTCACCAAACGGGTAGGAGACTTGTTTCTCCTCATGGGAGTATTGGCATTATGGCCTCTAGCAGGAACTTGGGATTTTCCGGCACTAGCGCAATGGGCGCAAACAGCTAATGTTGACCCAACTGTGATTACATTAGTAGGTTTAGCTTTAGTTGCCGGGCCAATGGGTAAGTGCGCTCAGTTCCCCTTGCATCTGTGGTTAGATGAAGCGATGGAAGGGCCAGTTCCCAGTACAATTTTGCGGAACTCGGTAGTAGTTGCCAGTGGTGCATGGATATTGATTAAACTACAACCAGTTTTAACCCTATCGCCGATAGTTTCCTCATTTATTGTGGGGATTGGAGCAGTCACGGCCATTGCTGGTTCTTTAATTGCGATCGCCCAAATTGACGTTAAACGCTGCTTATCATACTCAGTCAGCGCTTACATGGGTTTAGTATTTATTGCTGTAGGCGCTGGGCAAGATGAAGCTGCGCTGTTATTAGTACTTACCCATGCACTATCATCTGCATTATTAGTGATGAGTACTGGCGGCATTGTTTGGAATAGCGTTACTCAAGATGTGACTCAACTTGGTGGGCTATGGTCACGTCGTCCTATTTCCGGGTTGTCCTTCATCGTTGGCATATTGGGTTTAATTGGTCTTCCCCCACTAGGTAGCTTTTGGGCATTACTAAAACTAGCTGATGGCCTATGGTTTAATCATCCTTGGTTAGTGGGAATTGTCATAGCTGTTAACGCTTTAACAGGCTTCAGTTTAGTCAGAGAATTTGGCTTAATTTTTGGTGGCAAAGCTAAACAAATGAGTGAGCGATCGCCTGAAGTTCATTGGCCAATGATATTACCAATGATGATTTTATTTGGCTTTGTGCTACACCTACCTTTAGTACTGCAAAGCTTATCACTTTTACCTAGCTGGGCAACTTTAAATAAAGATGTCGCTCTGCTATTAATTTGGTCAAGTATTTTCGGTTGCAGTATTAGCGCTGTCATCTACTTAGGCAACATTATTCCTAAGCCAGTCCGCTTACCCTTCAAAGGTTTACAAGACCTAATTGCTTACGATTTTTACACCCCTAACCTGTATCGGATAACTATTATTTTCGGCGTTGCTCAACTTTCCAAATTTGCTGATATGATTGACCGCTTCGTAGTCGATGGTATCGTCAATTTTGTTGGTTTGTTCTCGCTGTTAGGTGGAGAAGGTTTGAAATACAGCACTTCGGGGCAAACCCAATTTTACGCCTTCACCGTGCTTTTAGGCGTAGGTCTTTTAGGCGCGTGGGTGACTTGGCCTTTCTGGGGAATCCCCTTTTTAGAATTGATTTATTAA
- a CDS encoding CO2 hydration protein has protein sequence MVQTPDKPVTKIPPSQHEFADIIHRLEAGGSMLPDTPENLMQIIGIYKAYAVPMDFYWRDLLYIAEQVFLDPLPFFKYFISQEYLDRHNHYAGDDADLRIWRGEATAHPELLAFMEKGETGKMPKLLHHWLHDRINMEFAEACMQAMLWHRHMYAPVNQFDAYLDSDEYKANADRAIKAYFQGNPLMLGLYKLFPDMFLEQCRQMSYYANLGLFWEVMAPVFFEMSDIYDEGGFKGVPDAMNFLINGIFAIAGRPIYHHVYIRGECYEIIPKSKGFTWLYEAALPYVEAVFYRTAPFRGTKSYNAQAAQVPADQKDFHYGILYADVFPVGTAGIPPTLLMQDMLHFLPQYLLDYYKQYCRGEEDMLIQLGVTFQRSMYNVTSAVIQALRTALLYPLDDPNPKHLQANREFFEAQLNRFTRSEYGMRNAARLRQIQNQDYR, from the coding sequence ATGGTACAAACTCCAGACAAACCAGTTACAAAAATACCGCCGTCTCAACATGAATTTGCTGATATTATTCATCGCCTAGAAGCTGGCGGTTCGATGTTGCCAGATACGCCAGAAAATCTCATGCAAATTATCGGCATATATAAGGCTTATGCTGTGCCGATGGATTTTTATTGGCGTGACCTACTTTATATTGCTGAACAAGTATTTTTAGACCCATTACCCTTTTTTAAATACTTTATTTCCCAAGAATATTTAGACAGACATAATCATTATGCTGGTGATGATGCTGATTTAAGAATTTGGCGTGGTGAAGCCACAGCACATCCAGAACTTTTGGCATTTATGGAGAAGGGTGAAACCGGCAAGATGCCAAAGCTGTTGCATCACTGGTTGCACGATCGCATTAATATGGAGTTTGCCGAAGCCTGTATGCAGGCTATGCTATGGCATCGGCATATGTACGCGCCTGTTAACCAGTTCGACGCTTATCTAGATTCAGACGAATATAAAGCTAACGCTGACAGGGCAATTAAAGCCTACTTCCAAGGCAACCCTCTGATGTTGGGACTATACAAACTGTTCCCTGATATGTTCTTGGAACAGTGCCGCCAGATGTCTTATTACGCTAACCTGGGCTTATTTTGGGAAGTCATGGCCCCGGTGTTCTTTGAAATGTCGGATATCTACGATGAAGGCGGCTTCAAGGGTGTTCCTGATGCGATGAACTTCTTGATAAATGGAATATTTGCGATCGCAGGTCGTCCGATTTATCATCATGTATATATCCGGGGTGAATGTTACGAAATCATCCCCAAATCTAAAGGTTTCACTTGGCTATACGAAGCTGCATTACCCTACGTTGAAGCAGTATTTTACCGCACAGCCCCATTCCGTGGCACAAAATCTTACAACGCCCAAGCCGCTCAAGTACCTGCTGACCAAAAAGATTTCCACTATGGTATTCTCTACGCTGACGTATTTCCTGTAGGTACTGCGGGTATCCCACCCACATTGTTAATGCAGGATATGCTACACTTCTTGCCTCAATATTTACTTGATTATTACAAACAATATTGCCGTGGTGAAGAAGATATGTTGATTCAGTTGGGAGTCACTTTCCAACGTTCAATGTATAACGTTACTTCTGCCGTAATTCAAGCATTACGCACAGCACTTTTATATCCATTAGATGATCCAAACCCCAAACATTTACAAGCCAACCGCGAGTTTTTTGAAGCCCAGCTAAATCGCTTCACTCGTTCTGAATACGGTATGCGTAATGCTGCACGCCTGCGCCAAATTCAAAATCAAGATTATCGCTAA
- the tpiA gene encoding triose-phosphate isomerase, whose product MRKIVIAGNWKMFKTQAETQEFLQEFLPALEETPQEREVLLCSPFTDLGILSKSLHGSRVQLGAQNVHWAENGAYTGEISAPMLTEIGVRYVIVGHSERRQYFGETDETVNLRLKAAQTYGLTPILCVGETKQQRDAGETESLITSQLDKDLIDVDQTNLVIAYEPIWAIGTGDTCETTEANRVIGLIRSQLKNPNVPIQYGGSVKPNNIDEIMAQSEIDGVLVGGASLEPASFSRIVNYQ is encoded by the coding sequence GTGCGGAAAATAGTTATTGCTGGTAACTGGAAAATGTTCAAAACTCAGGCAGAGACCCAAGAGTTTCTACAAGAATTTCTGCCTGCATTAGAGGAAACACCTCAAGAACGAGAAGTGCTGCTTTGCTCTCCTTTCACTGACCTGGGCATTTTGTCCAAGAGTTTACACGGCAGTCGTGTACAACTGGGAGCGCAAAATGTTCACTGGGCAGAAAATGGAGCCTACACGGGTGAAATTTCTGCCCCCATGTTGACAGAGATTGGTGTACGTTACGTCATTGTTGGTCATAGTGAACGGCGACAATATTTTGGGGAAACAGACGAAACAGTGAATTTACGTCTGAAAGCAGCTCAAACCTATGGTTTAACGCCAATTCTTTGTGTAGGCGAAACTAAACAACAAAGGGATGCTGGAGAAACCGAGTCACTCATTACCAGCCAATTAGATAAAGACCTAATTGATGTTGATCAGACAAATTTGGTGATTGCTTACGAACCAATTTGGGCAATTGGGACAGGCGACACCTGTGAGACAACTGAGGCTAATCGAGTTATTGGTTTAATTCGTAGCCAGTTGAAGAATCCTAATGTGCCAATTCAATATGGTGGTTCAGTCAAACCAAACAATATTGATGAAATTATGGCTCAAAGTGAAATTGACGGCGTTCTCGTTGGCGGAGCAAGTCTAGAACCTGCCAGTTTCAGTAGAATTGTCAACTATCAATAA